A single window of Granulicella mallensis MP5ACTX8 DNA harbors:
- the rpmH gene encoding 50S ribosomal protein L34, with amino-acid sequence MPKRTFQPNRRRRSKVHGFLVRMATKAGQAVLNRRRAKGRHKIAVSAGFRD; translated from the coding sequence ATGCCCAAGCGCACCTTTCAACCCAACCGCCGCCGCCGCTCCAAGGTTCACGGCTTTCTCGTCCGCATGGCCACCAAGGCTGGACAGGCCGTTCTGAACCGCCGCCGCGCCAAGGGCCGTCACAAGATCGCGGTCTCGGCCGGCTTCCGCGACTAG